The Syntrophorhabdales bacterium nucleotide sequence TGCGCAAAAAGAGGCGCTGAGGGCAGAGACGCGATGCACAGCACCAGCGACGCTAACACAAGCAAACTCAGTTTTTTCATGACTACACCCCCAATTTGTTTTGAATTCAACGAGCTCTTGCGGACAGCTGATCACTGATGACTGACAACTGCCGTTCATCATGGCATAAAGTAGTGCGGCAGAAAGAGCGCGAGCTGTGGGAAGAGAAAGAGCAGAGCGCCGAACACGACTATGCCGGCCAGGAACGGATAGACACCGCTGTAGATCACGCTCATGGGTGTCTTCGTAATGTTGGTGACAATGAACACATTAATCGCGACCGGGGGTATGACCACGCCGATCATCTGCGTAACGCCGATCATTATGCAGAACCATATCGGGTCGAATCCCAGCTTCAGCACAGCAGGGAAGAAGATCGGTGTCGCAAGGATCATGAATGCCAGGTCATCTATAAAGGAGCCGCCCAGAATGTAGATAAGGCAGATGATGATCATGATGATATTCCGGTTGAGGGGCAGCGCCACCACCCAGTCTGCCATGATCTGAGGGATGTTCGTTACGGCAATAAAGTGACCAAGGACGGCCGAGCCCCCGATCAGCATAAGCATCATGCACGCGGTGCGCATGGAGTCGCTCACGGCCTTGGTGTAGCCTTTGAAGTTGAGCTGTCGCCGCAGGAGTACGAGCAGGGCCACCGCGGCAGTGCCCACGCTTCCGGCCTCGGTAGGCGTGAAAAATCCCTTCATCAATCCCACGATCATGAGCACGAATATTGCCAGCACCACCACGACTTCAGGGAGGCTCATGAACCGTTTTTTCCAGGTCGACCGTTCTCCGGCCGGCGCGAGCGCCGGATTTTTCTTACCCCATACATAAATCGTGGCCAGGAAGGTGGCAGCGACAAAAAGACCGGGAATGATGCCGGCGAGGAAAAGCTTACCAATCGACTGTTCGGTGATGATGCCGAAGATGATGAGAAAGACGCTGGGCGGAATCATGCATCCGAGTGTCCCGACCGTGGCAACGATGCCGGTGGACAGCTTCTTGCTGTAGTGGTAGCGATCCATCTCGGGTATTGCGACGCTGGCAAAGGTTGCCGCCGTGGCTGCGGCCGAGCCGCAGAGGGCCTTAAATGCCGTCGCGCCGCCGACGGTTGCCATTGCCAGCCCGCCCGGTATGTGGCCGATGAAGGTGTAGGCCGAATCGTAGAGTCGTTTGGCGATGCCGGAGTTGAATGCTACCTGGCCCATCAGGATGAAGATGGGGAAAACCGTGTAACCATAGGAAGCGAAGACTTCGAAGAGATCTTTCGCTACAAGGTGCATGGCCGCTTCAAAGGAGACGAGGTAGGCGAATCCCAGGAAACCGACCAGCAGCATGGAGAAGGCCAGTTCGATGCCGGTGAGGAACAGCACAAGAACTGCCGCCAGGCCTACGCATCCGGCAATGACCTCATTCATGGCCGCCTCCGAAACTGTCCCCGGCGATCTTCAGGATGTCGCAGAAGAGCACCACCGAGAGCACAAAAAAGCAGAATCCCACGCCGTAGGCGATAGGGTAGAGCGGCAGCTCAAGCGTAGGGGTTACCTCATCGACGCTGTAGAGATTCTTGCCTATCTTGAATACGTTCCAGCTTATCATCAGAAAGAGGGCCACACCCACGCATCTCGTCGCGACCTCAAATGCGTGCTTGGCGCGCTTCGAGAGTTTGTCGAGGACGAAGTCCATGTAGATATGACCCCTGACCCAGGAAGTGAAGGGCGTGACAAAACCAATGACGACGCCACCGGCCATGGCGACGATCTCGTAGACGCCCAGTATGGGCCTCCCGAGCGCCCTGAGCACCACGTCGCAGACGGTGAGCAGAATAATGAAAGTGAGAGCGATGCCTGCGATCACTTTCATGAATTGAATGACCCGGAACACGGCGCGCAGAAAGGCGTTCATCGCTCTCCCCCCAATCACAGATCCGGCTCGAACGCGTCTATCGCCGGTATATCGAAGGGCAACCCGTAGCTCTTCCACCTCTGCTGCACCTTCTCGTAGGTGGGTTTTGTCAAGCGGGTGCGTTTGGAGAAGGTCTTCAGGAACCTGTGCTCCTTGCAGGCATTGATGAGTGTCTTGGAGCCGTAGGGCCGCTCCTCGGCCGGGTTCTTGGTGGGGTCGAGGTACGTTGACCAGGTATTTCGGAGGATGTCGATGTCGCTTGCCGGGTCACAGCGTGTGGACATGGCCCATATCACCTGCTCTATGTCGGTAGGGTCTACATCATCGTCGACCACCACGATCCATTTGGTATAGTACGCGGAGCCGGAACACTGCGCGGCGAGCGCCGCAACCTGGGCCGCATGGCCGGGATATCGCTGCTCGATGGAGACGACGACCATGCCGAATCCACCGGCCGCCGCAGGCACTGAGTAGACGCCGCGTATGGCGGGCACGCCCACCGTTTCCAGATCGTCCCATATTTTGGCTGAACGTGCGATGCCGAAGAAGAGGTTCTGTTCACACGAAGGATGATCGGCCATCAAGGCGGCTGTAAGTATCGGCTGGTTGCGGAAGCGCACACAGGTGACATCAATGACGGGTGTCGGTCCACCGGGGCGGCCGTAGTAGCCCTGGAACTCGCCAAAGGGCCCTTCGGACTGCAGGTCATCGGGATAGGCAATGCCTTCGATCACGATCTCTGCATGGGCGGGTATCAGGAGATCAACCGTCTTGCCTTTCACCACCTCATAGGGCCTGCCCATGATTCCGCCTATCGCGTCGTACTCTGAAATGTTCTTAGGAAACCCCATGGCAGAGCAAATGAAGAGCAGGGGATCTGTGCCGTATACGGCCGCAACCTGGCAGGGCTGGCCTTTACTCCAGCAGCGCTCACGGTGGAGCAGGGCGTCTTTGCCTGGAGAGACATAAAAGCCGACCTG carries:
- a CDS encoding TRAP transporter small permease subunit, with the protein product MNAFLRAVFRVIQFMKVIAGIALTFIILLTVCDVVLRALGRPILGVYEIVAMAGGVVIGFVTPFTSWVRGHIYMDFVLDKLSKRAKHAFEVATRCVGVALFLMISWNVFKIGKNLYSVDEVTPTLELPLYPIAYGVGFCFFVLSVVLFCDILKIAGDSFGGGHE
- a CDS encoding TRAP transporter large permease, with protein sequence MNEVIAGCVGLAAVLVLFLTGIELAFSMLLVGFLGFAYLVSFEAAMHLVAKDLFEVFASYGYTVFPIFILMGQVAFNSGIAKRLYDSAYTFIGHIPGGLAMATVGGATAFKALCGSAAATAATFASVAIPEMDRYHYSKKLSTGIVATVGTLGCMIPPSVFLIIFGIITEQSIGKLFLAGIIPGLFVAATFLATIYVWGKKNPALAPAGERSTWKKRFMSLPEVVVVLAIFVLMIVGLMKGFFTPTEAGSVGTAAVALLVLLRRQLNFKGYTKAVSDSMRTACMMLMLIGGSAVLGHFIAVTNIPQIMADWVVALPLNRNIIMIIICLIYILGGSFIDDLAFMILATPIFFPAVLKLGFDPIWFCIMIGVTQMIGVVIPPVAINVFIVTNITKTPMSVIYSGVYPFLAGIVVFGALLFLFPQLALFLPHYFMP
- a CDS encoding UbiD family decarboxylase, with product MIEWQDLRGWLQEAEKIGELARIKEEVDWDEELSAITYLTGKKLGGPALFFEKVKGYDKDKRVLSNILGSSLNRIALALGLPLNTRALDMIRMTKDIYKRRIPPREISDKDAPINENTLTGEDIDVTMFPAPKMWHHDGGRYIGTGDSIITRDPESGYINLGTYRQMIMNKRQVGFYVSPGKDALLHRERCWSKGQPCQVAAVYGTDPLLFICSAMGFPKNISEYDAIGGIMGRPYEVVKGKTVDLLIPAHAEIVIEGIAYPDDLQSEGPFGEFQGYYGRPGGPTPVIDVTCVRFRNQPILTAALMADHPSCEQNLFFGIARSAKIWDDLETVGVPAIRGVYSVPAAAGGFGMVVVSIEQRYPGHAAQVAALAAQCSGSAYYTKWIVVVDDDVDPTDIEQVIWAMSTRCDPASDIDILRNTWSTYLDPTKNPAEERPYGSKTLINACKEHRFLKTFSKRTRLTKPTYEKVQQRWKSYGLPFDIPAIDAFEPDL